A stretch of the Agromyces larvae genome encodes the following:
- the purN gene encoding phosphoribosylglycinamide formyltransferase, whose translation MLKLVVLISGGGSNLRALLEASEDAEFPARVVAIGADRDADGLVLGEEFGIPTFTVPFTAYESREAWGDALIEQIRQWAPDLVVLSGLMRLVPPRVIRAFSPNLINTHPAYLPEFPGAHGVRDALAAGVDQTGASLIVVDDSVDGGPIIAQERVPVLPGDTEAALHERIKPVERRLLIQAVLDIANAHLDLKELTAR comes from the coding sequence GTGCTGAAGCTCGTGGTGCTCATCTCCGGCGGCGGTTCCAACCTGCGGGCACTGCTCGAGGCATCCGAGGACGCCGAGTTCCCCGCCCGTGTGGTCGCCATCGGCGCCGACCGCGACGCCGACGGGCTCGTGCTCGGCGAGGAGTTCGGCATCCCGACCTTCACCGTGCCGTTCACCGCGTACGAGTCGCGCGAGGCGTGGGGCGACGCGCTGATCGAGCAGATCCGCCAGTGGGCACCCGACCTGGTCGTGCTGTCGGGGCTCATGCGGCTCGTGCCGCCGCGGGTCATCCGCGCGTTCAGCCCCAACCTCATCAACACGCACCCGGCCTACCTGCCCGAGTTCCCGGGCGCGCACGGCGTGCGCGACGCGCTCGCCGCGGGCGTCGACCAGACCGGTGCGAGCCTCATCGTCGTCGACGACTCGGTCGACGGCGGCCCCATCATCGCGCAGGAGCGCGTGCCCGTGCTGCCCGGCGACACCGAGGCCGCATTGCACGAGCGCATCAAGCCCGTCGAGCGACGACTGCTGATCCAGGCCGTGCTCGACATCGCCAACGCCCACCTCGACCTGAAGGAGCTGACCGCACGATGA
- the ddaH gene encoding dimethylargininase yields the protein MPSPSPANPPARYTPPVTPGRRALAVLAASAAVAAVAFATSLLALFVANGQSPEVFPRATGHFLLTAVLTWALLAVANAVGAARNWFLGVLSGFASAVLAALIATSLAVLGSARSDSPELFLFVLGSLVSLNLVFIVTVMVAEPLLAPRVLRGILHHRPRRRARRIALVRIPASNLAEGELTHLDRQQIDQAKADEQWDNYCAALVAEGWETVEVDAAPDLADSVFVEDAVVMFGDLAVLASPGAASRRPEVDAVERAVRAVPGVSVARIQEPGTLDGGDVLKVGSTVYVGASSRTNAEGIRQLRELLTPNGFIVVAVPVTRALHLKSTVTALPDGTVIGHPDLVDEPGLFPRFLAVPEREGVAVVELGDQTLLMSAAAPRTAAMLAGFGYRVVTVDISEFEKLEGCVTCLSVRVR from the coding sequence ATGCCGTCGCCCTCCCCCGCGAATCCGCCCGCCCGATACACCCCGCCCGTGACGCCCGGCCGCCGCGCGCTGGCCGTGCTCGCCGCGTCGGCGGCGGTGGCCGCGGTGGCTTTCGCGACCAGCCTGCTGGCACTGTTCGTCGCGAACGGGCAGTCGCCCGAGGTGTTCCCGCGGGCGACCGGGCACTTCCTGCTCACGGCCGTGCTCACGTGGGCGCTGCTGGCCGTGGCGAACGCCGTCGGAGCGGCGCGCAACTGGTTCCTCGGCGTGCTGTCGGGATTCGCCTCGGCGGTGCTCGCGGCGCTCATCGCGACGAGTCTCGCCGTGCTCGGCAGCGCCCGCAGCGATTCGCCCGAGCTGTTCCTCTTCGTGCTGGGCTCGCTGGTGAGCCTCAACCTCGTGTTCATCGTCACCGTGATGGTGGCCGAGCCGCTGCTCGCGCCGCGCGTGCTGCGCGGCATCCTGCACCACCGACCGCGCCGTCGCGCCCGACGCATCGCGCTCGTGCGCATCCCGGCCTCGAACCTCGCCGAAGGCGAGCTCACCCACCTCGATCGTCAGCAGATCGACCAGGCGAAGGCCGACGAGCAGTGGGACAACTACTGCGCGGCGCTCGTCGCCGAAGGGTGGGAGACGGTCGAGGTCGACGCCGCACCCGATCTGGCCGACTCGGTCTTCGTCGAGGACGCGGTCGTCATGTTCGGCGACCTCGCGGTGCTCGCGAGCCCCGGCGCCGCATCGCGCCGACCCGAGGTCGACGCGGTCGAGCGCGCCGTGCGGGCGGTGCCCGGTGTCTCGGTCGCGCGCATCCAGGAGCCCGGCACCCTCGACGGCGGGGACGTGCTGAAGGTCGGGTCGACGGTCTACGTCGGCGCGTCGAGCCGCACGAACGCCGAGGGCATCCGGCAGCTGCGCGAGCTGCTCACCCCGAACGGGTTCATCGTCGTCGCGGTACCGGTCACACGGGCGCTGCATCTGAAGAGCACCGTCACCGCACTGCCCGACGGCACCGTGATCGGGCACCCCGACCTCGTCGACGAGCCCGGGCTGTTCCCGCGATTCCTCGCCGTGCCCGAGCGCGAGGGCGTCGCCGTGGTCGAGCTCGGCGACCAGACGCTGCTGATGTCCGCCGCGGCTCCCCGCACCGCCGCGATGCTCGCCGGGTTCGGCTACCGCGTGGTCACCGTCGACATCTCGGAGTTCGAGAAGCTCGAGGGCTGCGTCACGTGTCTGTCGGTGCGGGTGCGGTAG
- a CDS encoding FtsX-like permease family protein, translating into MNAPVAHTRRSRRSSAGLRWRAFAAAPVASISLALLVSGAALLAVAAPRAVENLHTAALDARLAAASPTELDLQTATRDRPQLGPPTQPTTLDPDVDAAWGAQEERLVALRDALPEPLRSTIGDPLAVVTVNPQIAGVPGSGGGGPVYRIELAADPRLRSHVDLADGAWPEVPAPPPPAPPAPTPEPGEYLFIDTTPEPLPGPLDVVLDTVVAADLNWRAGEVREIVAPNGTLAVRLTGTFEPVDAEAGLWSHLPTALHASVADNGLGPPEYTATAFMDPLAWPVIADQPLPITLSTWLPVRTEAIRSGDSVEIETQIDEFESTGHALGDGSWTGNYATVGQVAFASGLPPHLAAQRAESTAVDAVLATVASGPIGVLVAVIVLGARVVFERRRAGLELAAARGASTAWLRGALGGEGLAIGIPAALAGGAVALRLTPGQTTWGGWLVAAVFALAPAVLLVTAAPALTPLRRARADLGRRPSRLRWVWEALVLVVTAVSVGLLLVRGPTATGIDPLLAAVPLLIALSGCVVVLRCYPVPLAAVVRRAKAGRGLVAFLGSARALRDPSAGLVPVLAVVVGVAVAVSSAIALTTVRTGAASASSATVGADASVSGVPLTKAQLEQFRDVPGVEAIAPVYSTTPVYLGLDGKLQPTTLIVVDVAEMSAVQAGREGVLDLPRELAREVADGDAVPVLTSASVAEQIADAAQAEMDDAEMDLLAAVDGRTAFSPRPNWILIDRVNADPFTSTLVPRTVLVRFAPGADPAAVTAELGEIAGPGASVRTPDELTADLLDRPNARGLEAGLMIAIALTSLLTALALVLALVVGRPARERLLPLLATLGLRRRGERGLVAWELGPMIVAAVVVGTALGIAMPYVVLAGIDLASFTGGDRQPAITIDWVLVGAVLAGAIVVAAVAAWAASTLGGRVGAARALRKEEEG; encoded by the coding sequence GTGAACGCGCCGGTCGCGCACACCCGCCGCTCGCGTCGGTCCTCCGCCGGGCTGCGCTGGCGTGCGTTCGCGGCCGCGCCCGTGGCATCCATCTCGCTCGCCCTGCTCGTCTCCGGAGCCGCGCTGCTCGCCGTCGCCGCGCCGCGCGCCGTCGAGAACCTGCACACCGCCGCCCTGGACGCGCGCCTCGCCGCGGCATCGCCCACCGAGCTCGACCTGCAGACCGCGACCCGCGACCGCCCGCAGCTCGGCCCGCCGACGCAGCCGACCACGCTCGACCCCGACGTCGACGCGGCGTGGGGCGCCCAGGAGGAGCGGCTCGTCGCGCTGCGCGATGCCCTCCCCGAGCCGTTGCGGAGCACGATCGGCGACCCCCTCGCCGTCGTCACCGTCAACCCGCAGATCGCCGGAGTGCCCGGCTCGGGCGGCGGCGGCCCGGTCTACCGGATCGAACTCGCCGCCGACCCCCGCCTGCGATCGCACGTCGACCTGGCCGACGGGGCATGGCCCGAGGTGCCCGCGCCGCCGCCGCCCGCGCCGCCGGCGCCGACGCCGGAGCCCGGGGAGTACCTGTTCATCGACACCACGCCCGAGCCGCTGCCCGGCCCCCTCGACGTCGTGCTCGACACCGTCGTCGCCGCCGACCTGAACTGGCGCGCGGGCGAGGTGCGCGAGATCGTGGCGCCGAACGGCACCCTCGCGGTGCGGCTGACCGGCACGTTCGAACCGGTCGACGCCGAGGCCGGACTTTGGTCGCACCTACCGACCGCGTTGCACGCTTCGGTCGCCGACAACGGGCTCGGCCCGCCCGAGTACACCGCGACCGCGTTCATGGATCCGCTCGCCTGGCCCGTGATCGCCGACCAGCCGCTGCCGATCACCCTGTCGACCTGGCTCCCGGTGCGCACCGAGGCGATCCGGTCGGGCGACTCCGTCGAGATCGAGACCCAGATCGACGAGTTCGAGAGCACCGGGCATGCGCTCGGCGACGGCAGCTGGACGGGCAACTACGCGACCGTCGGCCAGGTCGCGTTCGCGAGCGGGCTGCCGCCGCACCTCGCCGCGCAGCGGGCCGAGTCGACCGCCGTCGACGCGGTGCTGGCGACGGTGGCGTCGGGCCCCATCGGGGTGCTCGTCGCGGTCATCGTGCTGGGCGCCAGGGTCGTGTTCGAGCGTCGCCGGGCCGGGCTCGAGCTCGCCGCCGCGCGCGGGGCGAGCACGGCCTGGCTGCGCGGCGCGCTCGGCGGCGAGGGCCTCGCGATCGGGATCCCCGCGGCGCTCGCCGGCGGTGCGGTCGCGCTCCGGCTCACCCCGGGCCAGACGACCTGGGGCGGATGGCTCGTGGCCGCCGTGTTCGCACTCGCCCCGGCGGTGCTGCTCGTCACCGCGGCACCGGCCCTCACGCCGCTGCGTCGTGCGCGCGCCGACCTCGGTCGCCGGCCCAGCCGGTTGCGCTGGGTGTGGGAGGCGCTGGTGCTCGTCGTCACCGCGGTCTCGGTCGGCCTGCTGCTCGTCCGCGGCCCCACGGCGACCGGCATCGACCCGCTGCTGGCCGCGGTGCCGCTGCTCATCGCGCTCTCAGGCTGCGTCGTGGTGCTGCGGTGCTACCCGGTGCCGCTCGCCGCGGTGGTGCGGCGGGCGAAGGCGGGGCGTGGGCTCGTCGCCTTCCTCGGGTCGGCTCGGGCCCTGCGGGACCCGTCGGCGGGGCTCGTGCCGGTGCTCGCGGTGGTCGTCGGCGTCGCGGTCGCGGTGAGCTCGGCGATCGCGCTCACGACCGTGCGCACGGGAGCCGCGAGCGCGTCGTCGGCGACGGTGGGCGCCGACGCGAGCGTCTCGGGGGTGCCGCTGACGAAGGCGCAGCTCGAGCAGTTCCGCGACGTGCCGGGGGTCGAGGCGATCGCGCCCGTGTACTCGACCACGCCCGTGTACCTCGGGCTCGACGGGAAGCTCCAGCCGACGACCCTGATCGTGGTCGACGTCGCGGAGATGTCGGCGGTGCAGGCGGGCCGCGAGGGCGTGCTCGACCTGCCCCGCGAACTCGCCCGCGAGGTCGCCGACGGCGACGCGGTGCCGGTGCTGACCTCCGCCTCGGTGGCCGAGCAGATCGCCGACGCCGCGCAGGCCGAGATGGACGACGCCGAGATGGACCTGCTCGCCGCCGTCGACGGGCGCACCGCGTTCTCGCCGCGTCCGAACTGGATCCTCATCGACCGCGTCAACGCCGACCCGTTCACCTCGACCCTCGTCCCCCGGACGGTGCTGGTGCGGTTCGCCCCCGGCGCCGATCCCGCCGCGGTCACGGCGGAGCTCGGCGAGATCGCCGGCCCCGGGGCATCCGTGCGCACCCCCGACGAACTGACCGCCGACCTGCTCGACCGGCCGAACGCGCGCGGGCTCGAGGCGGGCCTCATGATCGCGATCGCGCTCACCAGTCTGCTCACCGCCCTGGCGCTCGTGCTCGCCCTCGTCGTCGGGCGCCCCGCGCGCGAACGGCTGCTCCCCCTGCTCGCGACCCTCGGCCTGCGTCGCCGCGGCGAGCGCGGACTGGTCGCCTGGGAACTCGGCCCGATGATCGTCGCGGCCGTCGTCGTCGGCACCGCGCTCGGCATCGCGATGCCGTACGTGGTGCTCGCCGGCATCGATCTCGCCTCGTTCACCGGGGGCGACCGCCAGCCCGCGATCACGATCGACTGGGTGCTCGTGGGCGCGGTGCTGGCGGGCGCGATCGTCGTGGCCGCGGTCGCGGCGTGGGCGGCGTCGACGCTCGGCGGGCGCGTGGGCGCCGCTCGCGCGCTGCGCAAGGAGGAGGAAGGATGA
- a CDS encoding Glu/Leu/Phe/Val dehydrogenase family protein — translation MTITHAATPAAATASAAHATTVDLPLDAPEHERVLVTRGRRSKLTIIVAVHSTALGQALGGARLWRYDHWTDALADALRLSQAMTLKNAAAGLARGGGKSVICIPPGVELDDRRRRDAMLDLGDAVESLGGAYMTAEDVGTSAELMAVVAERTAHVCGLPPEQGGVGEPADATAAGVHASILATLDHVFGSREVRGRHLVIAGLGQVGGRLARRLAAEGARLTVTDVAEDTRALADELGAAWVEPDEAHRVEADVFVPCGLGGVLTPQVVEELRVRAVAGAANNQLATREVARLLRERGITWAPDFVANAGGVVYLDLAASPDVTPAELDARLEGIGETIADVYRDADAAGTTTLEAAERLAAARLEAARV, via the coding sequence ATGACGATCACCCATGCCGCGACCCCCGCGGCTGCCACCGCATCCGCAGCCCACGCCACCACGGTCGACCTGCCGCTCGACGCCCCCGAGCACGAACGCGTGCTCGTGACCCGGGGTCGACGCTCGAAGCTCACGATCATCGTGGCCGTGCACTCCACCGCCCTCGGCCAGGCGCTCGGCGGCGCGCGGCTCTGGCGGTACGACCACTGGACCGACGCCCTCGCCGACGCGCTGCGGCTCTCGCAGGCGATGACGTTGAAGAACGCCGCGGCCGGCCTCGCTCGGGGCGGCGGCAAGTCGGTCATCTGCATCCCGCCGGGCGTCGAACTCGACGATCGGCGCCGCCGCGACGCCATGCTCGACCTCGGCGATGCGGTCGAATCGCTCGGCGGCGCCTACATGACCGCCGAAGACGTCGGCACCAGCGCCGAACTCATGGCGGTGGTCGCCGAACGCACCGCGCACGTATGCGGGCTGCCGCCCGAGCAGGGCGGCGTCGGCGAGCCGGCCGACGCGACCGCTGCGGGCGTGCACGCGTCGATCCTCGCCACCCTCGACCACGTCTTCGGCTCGCGGGAGGTGCGCGGCCGCCACCTCGTCATCGCGGGCCTCGGGCAGGTGGGCGGCCGGCTCGCCCGCCGCCTCGCGGCCGAGGGCGCGCGGCTCACGGTGACGGATGTCGCTGAGGACACCCGCGCGCTCGCCGACGAGCTCGGCGCCGCATGGGTCGAGCCCGACGAGGCGCACCGCGTCGAGGCCGACGTGTTCGTGCCGTGCGGGCTAGGCGGGGTGCTCACGCCGCAGGTTGTGGAGGAGCTGCGGGTGCGCGCGGTCGCCGGGGCCGCGAACAACCAGCTCGCCACGCGCGAGGTCGCACGCCTGCTGCGCGAACGAGGCATCACGTGGGCGCCAGACTTCGTCGCGAATGCCGGCGGCGTCGTGTACCTCGATCTCGCCGCGTCGCCCGACGTGACGCCGGCCGAACTCGACGCGCGGCTCGAGGGCATCGGCGAGACGATCGCGGACGTGTACCGCGACGCGGATGCCGCCGGCACCACGACGCTCGAGGCCGCCGAACGGCTGGCTGCGGCGCGACTGGAGGCCGCGCGGGTCTGA
- a CDS encoding ABC transporter ATP-binding protein has translation MADGSPHILCVDLVRIFSADGVEVQALQGLNLRVEPGEMVAVVGASGSGKSTLLTILSGLDTATAGVAKVVGHDLFAMRERERVAYRRHTVGFVWQQTARNLLPYLTAAENVALAIDVARTARGRERSTRIDELLDLVGVGDLADRRPGELSGGQQQRVAIAVALANRPEVLLADEPTGELDESTSAEVLEAMRGVNEALGVTTLIVTHDPTVSEHVRRTVQIRDGRTSTEVLRSTRVGASGDEEQVAEEFAVLDRVGRLQLPHDFVEALSLRDRVRLALETDHVGVWPGTDAPRHAHPHATHASAPESPTGDPTHAHATHASAPESPTGDPLPHGGAASESAAPADPAAPEDPTAPDDPTEEVDR, from the coding sequence GTGGCAGACGGATCCCCGCACATCCTGTGCGTCGACCTGGTGCGCATCTTCAGCGCCGACGGCGTCGAAGTGCAGGCGCTCCAGGGGCTCAACCTGCGCGTCGAACCCGGCGAGATGGTCGCCGTGGTGGGCGCGTCGGGGTCGGGCAAGTCGACCCTGCTCACCATCCTCTCCGGCCTGGACACCGCCACAGCCGGGGTCGCGAAGGTCGTCGGCCACGACCTGTTCGCGATGCGCGAGCGCGAGCGGGTCGCGTACCGGCGGCACACCGTCGGCTTCGTCTGGCAGCAGACCGCCCGCAACCTGCTGCCCTATCTCACCGCCGCCGAGAACGTGGCCCTCGCGATCGACGTCGCCCGCACCGCGCGCGGCCGCGAACGGTCGACCCGCATCGACGAACTGCTCGACCTCGTCGGCGTCGGCGACCTGGCCGACCGGCGCCCCGGCGAACTCAGCGGCGGTCAGCAGCAGCGGGTCGCGATCGCCGTCGCGCTCGCGAACCGCCCCGAGGTGCTGCTCGCCGACGAGCCGACCGGCGAACTCGACGAGTCGACCAGCGCCGAGGTGCTGGAGGCGATGCGCGGCGTGAACGAGGCCCTCGGCGTCACGACGCTCATCGTCACGCACGACCCGACCGTGTCCGAGCACGTGCGGCGCACCGTGCAGATCCGCGACGGACGCACCTCGACCGAGGTGCTGCGCTCGACCCGGGTCGGCGCCTCGGGCGACGAGGAGCAGGTCGCCGAGGAATTCGCCGTGCTCGACCGGGTCGGCCGGCTGCAGCTGCCGCACGACTTCGTGGAGGCGCTGTCGCTGCGCGACCGCGTGCGACTCGCCCTCGAGACCGACCACGTGGGCGTGTGGCCCGGCACGGATGCCCCGCGCCACGCCCACCCCCATGCCACACACGCATCAGCGCCGGAGTCGCCGACGGGCGACCCCACCCACGCTCATGCCACACACGCATCAGCGCCGGAGTCGCCGACGGGCGACCCGCTGCCGCATGGCGGCGCGGCATCCGAATCCGCCGCGCCCGCAGACCCGGCCGCGCCCGAAGACCCGACCGCGCCCGACGACCCGACCGAGGAGGTCGATCGATGA
- a CDS encoding cell division protein PerM yields the protein MSRLTISLLAALEAAVAALVGLGVAVVPLMVLWSMHFGLEVDAAAFLRAAGDVWLVGHGVDLVVTLDPLTAERTGVAGAGDPFPITFALLGFAFATVLFGRRIGRRSAAAGHAITGAIAAVAVFAGAGVAVSVLAQHPSATTSTWQAGLLPAFAMALGVAIGAIGEGLRQIDEGPDAATADSRAHPLLAVVDGVPPVLVGAVRAAVRVGAGASFVILGLAAAVVAALIAVDYATIIGLSQTLGPGIDGGLALFVGELALLPNLVVWAAAWLLGPGFAIGAATSVSPNGTLLGPLPGVPLLGIVPADGVPFGMLWLLVPLVAGFAGATTVWSSFAAHRATAGMAQSWWSPAAIAAGAGVVAGVVLGLLAWWSGGAAGPGRLAVVGPEPLPVALMAALTVFLGALAGGFTARALHHDPDSDPFTMPEKSFAMPEKSAESGSNGGDARRVAEDLLS from the coding sequence ATGTCACGCCTCACGATCTCGCTCCTGGCCGCCCTCGAGGCCGCCGTCGCGGCGTTGGTCGGGCTCGGCGTGGCGGTCGTTCCGCTCATGGTGCTCTGGTCGATGCACTTCGGGCTCGAGGTGGATGCTGCGGCGTTCCTGCGGGCCGCGGGCGATGTGTGGCTCGTGGGGCACGGGGTCGACCTCGTGGTCACGCTCGATCCGCTGACCGCCGAGCGCACCGGCGTCGCCGGGGCCGGCGACCCGTTCCCGATCACGTTCGCGCTGCTCGGCTTCGCGTTCGCGACGGTGCTGTTCGGCCGGCGGATCGGCCGGCGGTCGGCCGCCGCCGGGCACGCGATCACCGGTGCGATCGCCGCGGTGGCGGTGTTCGCCGGCGCCGGCGTCGCGGTCTCGGTGCTGGCGCAGCATCCGTCGGCGACGACGTCGACCTGGCAGGCCGGACTCCTGCCCGCGTTCGCGATGGCGCTCGGGGTGGCGATCGGTGCGATCGGCGAGGGGCTCCGGCAGATCGACGAGGGTCCGGATGCCGCGACCGCCGACTCCCGCGCCCACCCGCTGCTCGCCGTCGTGGATGGCGTGCCGCCGGTCCTGGTCGGGGCCGTACGCGCGGCCGTGCGGGTCGGCGCCGGCGCGTCGTTCGTGATCCTGGGCCTGGCCGCCGCGGTGGTGGCCGCGCTCATCGCCGTCGACTACGCGACGATCATCGGGTTGTCCCAGACCCTCGGCCCAGGCATCGACGGAGGGCTCGCGCTCTTCGTCGGCGAACTCGCGCTGCTGCCGAACCTCGTCGTCTGGGCGGCGGCGTGGCTGCTGGGCCCCGGCTTCGCGATCGGTGCGGCGACGTCGGTGTCGCCGAACGGCACGCTGCTCGGGCCGCTGCCCGGCGTGCCGTTGCTCGGCATCGTGCCGGCCGACGGGGTGCCGTTCGGCATGCTGTGGCTGCTCGTGCCGCTCGTGGCGGGGTTCGCGGGCGCCACCACGGTGTGGTCCTCGTTCGCCGCGCATCGTGCCACGGCGGGCATGGCGCAGTCGTGGTGGTCGCCGGCGGCGATCGCGGCGGGCGCCGGGGTTGTCGCCGGCGTGGTGCTGGGTCTGCTCGCCTGGTGGTCGGGCGGGGCGGCCGGGCCCGGGCGGCTCGCGGTCGTCGGACCCGAGCCGCTGCCCGTCGCGCTCATGGCCGCGCTCACCGTGTTCCTCGGCGCCCTGGCGGGCGGGTTCACCGCGCGGGCGCTGCATCACGACCCCGACTCCGACCCCTTCACGATGCCCGAGAAGTCCTTCGCGATGCCCGAGAAGTCCGCCGAATCGGGCTCGAACGGCGGCGATGCTCGGCGCGTCGCCGAGGATCTGCTGAGCTAG
- a CDS encoding ABC transporter ATP-binding protein, which yields MTTLRAEAVTRVFEGRAGAVRAVDGVSLEVQPGELLVVTGPSGAGKTTLLNLLAGLDRPTSGRVLLGDTDLSALGEDDLATLRRDRLGIVFQSFGLVPVLSAAENVEVPLRLQRLAPAERDARVAEVLALVGLAEHAEQRPSELSGGQQQRVGIARALAARPSLLLADEPTGQLDSGTAATVMDLIGTLVHGEGVAAVVTTHDPALVDRADRVIELHDGVGTARPRAAA from the coding sequence ATGACGACGCTCCGCGCCGAAGCCGTGACCCGCGTGTTCGAGGGCCGCGCCGGCGCCGTCCGCGCGGTCGACGGCGTCTCGCTCGAGGTGCAGCCCGGCGAACTGCTCGTCGTGACCGGCCCCTCGGGGGCCGGCAAGACGACCCTGCTCAACCTGCTCGCCGGCCTCGACCGTCCGACGAGCGGCCGGGTGCTGCTGGGCGACACCGACCTGTCGGCGCTCGGCGAGGACGACCTCGCCACGCTGCGCCGCGACCGGCTCGGCATCGTCTTCCAGTCGTTCGGCCTGGTGCCGGTGCTCTCGGCCGCTGAGAACGTCGAGGTGCCGCTGCGGCTGCAGCGCCTCGCCCCGGCCGAACGCGACGCCCGCGTGGCCGAGGTGCTCGCGCTCGTCGGGCTCGCCGAGCACGCCGAGCAGCGCCCCAGCGAGCTGTCGGGCGGTCAGCAGCAGCGCGTCGGCATCGCCCGCGCGCTCGCCGCGCGGCCGTCGCTGCTGCTCGCCGACGAGCCGACCGGTCAGCTCGACAGCGGCACCGCCGCCACCGTGATGGACCTCATCGGCACGCTCGTGCACGGCGAGGGCGTCGCCGCGGTCGTCACCACGCACGACCCCGCCCTCGTCGATCGCGCCGACCGGGTGATCGAACTGCACGACGGCGTCGGCACCGCCCGCCCTCGCGCGGCGGCCTGA
- the purH gene encoding bifunctional phosphoribosylaminoimidazolecarboxamide formyltransferase/IMP cyclohydrolase, translating into MSGATHDPSLYRERDLVPIRRALVAVSDKRGLVELATALVEAGVEVVSTGGTGAAIAAAGLPVTQVADVTGYPEHLDGRVRTLHPGVHSGLLADLRLDDHERQLAELGIAPFELVVVNLYPFAATVASGATPDQAIEQIDIGGPAMVRASAKNHANVAVVVSPDRYDDVRAALAAGGTTLAQRRELAREAFRHTATYDIAVASWIGSVVAPDQPAGDADASPFPAWIAGSWLKQTDLRYGENSHQAAAIFAAQGPGAPGIAQATQLHGKEMSYNNFVDADAAVRAAFDFAGPAVAIVKHANPCGIAVASPAAAGSAGVDPIADAHRRAHECDPVSAYGGVIAANRTVTRAMAETVAGIFTEVLVAPGFEPEALEILTQKKNLRLLTLPEGFAPTALELKQVSGGLLVQQADRQFADPSTWTLVAGEPADEATLADLAFAWTACRAVKSNAILLASGGASVGVGMGQVNRVDSCKLAVDRAGDRAAGSVAASDAFFPFADGPQILIDGGVKAIVQPGGSIRDDEVVAAAAAAGVTMYFTGERHFFH; encoded by the coding sequence ATGAGCGGCGCCACGCACGACCCGAGTCTGTACCGCGAGCGCGACCTCGTGCCGATCCGCCGGGCGCTCGTCGCCGTGAGCGACAAGCGCGGGCTCGTCGAGCTCGCGACCGCGCTCGTCGAGGCGGGCGTCGAGGTCGTCTCGACCGGCGGCACCGGCGCGGCGATCGCCGCCGCGGGCCTCCCGGTCACGCAGGTGGCCGACGTCACCGGCTACCCCGAGCACCTCGACGGCCGGGTGCGCACCCTGCACCCCGGCGTGCACTCGGGCCTGCTCGCCGACCTGCGCCTCGACGACCACGAGCGTCAGCTCGCCGAGCTCGGCATCGCACCGTTCGAGCTCGTGGTGGTGAACCTGTACCCGTTCGCCGCGACGGTGGCGTCGGGTGCGACGCCCGACCAGGCGATCGAGCAGATCGACATCGGCGGCCCGGCGATGGTGCGCGCCTCGGCGAAGAACCACGCGAACGTCGCCGTCGTGGTCTCGCCCGACCGGTACGACGACGTGCGCGCAGCGCTCGCCGCGGGCGGCACCACGCTCGCACAGCGCCGGGAGCTGGCCCGCGAGGCGTTCCGGCACACCGCGACCTACGACATCGCGGTCGCCTCCTGGATCGGCAGCGTCGTCGCGCCCGACCAGCCGGCCGGCGACGCCGATGCCTCGCCGTTCCCGGCGTGGATCGCCGGCAGCTGGCTGAAGCAGACCGACCTGCGCTACGGCGAGAACTCGCACCAGGCCGCCGCGATCTTCGCCGCGCAGGGGCCGGGCGCCCCCGGCATCGCGCAGGCGACGCAGCTGCACGGCAAAGAGATGTCGTACAACAACTTCGTCGACGCCGACGCGGCCGTGCGCGCCGCCTTCGACTTCGCCGGGCCCGCGGTGGCGATCGTCAAGCACGCGAACCCGTGCGGCATCGCGGTGGCGTCGCCGGCCGCGGCAGGTTCAGCGGGGGTCGACCCGATCGCCGACGCCCACCGCCGTGCCCACGAGTGCGACCCGGTGTCGGCGTACGGCGGGGTGATCGCCGCGAACCGCACCGTGACCCGTGCGATGGCCGAGACCGTCGCGGGCATCTTCACCGAGGTGCTCGTCGCACCCGGCTTCGAACCCGAGGCGCTCGAGATCCTGACGCAGAAGAAGAACCTGCGCCTGCTCACCCTGCCAGAGGGGTTCGCTCCGACGGCGCTCGAACTGAAGCAGGTGTCGGGCGGACTGCTCGTGCAGCAGGCCGACCGGCAGTTCGCCGACCCGTCGACCTGGACCCTCGTGGCGGGCGAGCCCGCCGACGAGGCCACCCTCGCCGACCTCGCGTTCGCGTGGACGGCCTGCCGCGCCGTCAAGTCGAACGCGATCCTGCTCGCGTCGGGCGGCGCGTCGGTGGGCGTCGGCATGGGCCAGGTCAATCGGGTCGATTCGTGCAAGCTCGCCGTCGACCGTGCGGGCGACCGCGCCGCGGGGTCGGTCGCGGCATCCGACGCCTTCTTCCCCTTCGCCGACGGGCCGCAGATCCTCATCGACGGCGGGGTGAAGGCCATCGTGCAGCCCGGCGGGTCGATCCGCGACGACGAGGTCGTCGCGGCGGCCGCAGCCGCGGGCGTCACCATGTACTTCACGGGCGAGCGGCACTTCTTCCACTGA